A section of the Candidatus Babeliales bacterium genome encodes:
- a CDS encoding class I SAM-dependent methyltransferase, translating into MIKRRFSSGRAWLFSLLTCLLIPSAVQASLHEVLVGPLRGRFAPFLDTVLRQVPSKDFFKMIDMIDQNYHPKSDIEWYTHISNHIASIKPVLSKYTPLYKLYALKSQRTALSNQLKNLMSTEQASGIETAVEIGKPGTYIASIRGHLPNLKQTIAINYAQQITDTVEGFSRQSPLTPYNKFVSLDDYKQITDIPKSSVDLIICTIGLHHAPVEKLDAFVASIRSILKPGGIFILRDHDVVDDSMLKIAHAAHSVFNAVLAEETLEDELKEYRNFQPLSYWIALLQKHGFAVGDERITQDGDPSMNTFIKAIAQPHNNDEYEAMMIHRLAQKPGHRRDIMQTYLTTPEWLSVDIPQEYGNFITHTPFYEFPWIASVRSFWKAFYASYTVAVRKRGVLPVLMSPYTQMNLFVGSTLTIEHVIKAIISAPIRYMFSGAEAETLQTVVYDPENEIGMLHPDIKILEVLENDLKLVEVPRYKQFLRAMLQLPGTNSLEFRTIGGQKTIMCKIRSKDNSHRLIERLLPDCVVEFEWTLPTQAAYTYAGITVPVTSLRQFVQHMREQNNELLYVHDF; encoded by the coding sequence TTCCTTCAAAAGATTTTTTTAAAATGATTGATATGATTGATCAAAATTACCATCCAAAGTCAGATATTGAGTGGTATACCCATATTTCTAATCATATCGCGTCTATTAAACCAGTGCTCAGTAAATACACCCCTTTATATAAATTGTATGCATTAAAATCTCAACGCACCGCGCTTTCAAATCAGTTAAAAAATTTAATGAGCACAGAGCAAGCGTCGGGGATAGAAACAGCCGTTGAAATAGGTAAGCCAGGAACATATATTGCTTCGATACGTGGACATTTGCCAAACCTCAAACAAACGATCGCAATCAATTATGCGCAACAGATAACCGATACCGTTGAAGGATTTTCTCGCCAGTCTCCATTGACTCCCTATAACAAATTTGTATCTCTTGATGATTACAAGCAAATTACCGATATACCAAAAAGCTCCGTTGATCTTATTATTTGTACCATTGGATTGCATCATGCGCCGGTAGAAAAATTGGATGCTTTTGTCGCTTCGATACGTTCGATTCTCAAGCCAGGTGGCATTTTTATATTGAGAGATCATGATGTAGTTGATGATTCAATGCTTAAAATAGCGCACGCAGCACACAGTGTATTCAATGCAGTTCTTGCAGAAGAAACGCTTGAAGATGAACTTAAGGAATATAGAAATTTTCAGCCATTGAGTTACTGGATTGCTCTTTTACAGAAACATGGTTTTGCAGTGGGCGATGAGCGTATCACACAAGACGGTGATCCAAGTATGAATACGTTTATTAAGGCGATAGCGCAACCTCATAATAATGATGAGTATGAGGCTATGATGATTCATCGTCTTGCTCAAAAACCAGGACATCGTCGTGATATCATGCAAACATATCTAACAACTCCAGAATGGTTAAGCGTTGATATACCGCAAGAGTATGGCAATTTTATTACCCATACTCCTTTTTATGAATTCCCGTGGATTGCGAGTGTACGTTCATTTTGGAAAGCTTTTTACGCTTCATATACAGTAGCGGTCCGCAAACGAGGTGTGTTACCAGTTTTGATGTCACCATACACGCAGATGAATTTGTTTGTAGGCAGTACGCTTACTATTGAGCATGTTATAAAAGCGATTATTTCAGCGCCAATTCGCTATATGTTCTCAGGAGCGGAAGCAGAAACATTGCAAACGGTTGTGTATGATCCAGAAAATGAAATTGGTATGCTGCATCCTGATATAAAAATTCTTGAGGTATTAGAAAATGACCTTAAGTTAGTGGAAGTGCCGCGCTATAAACAGTTTTTACGTGCAATGCTACAGTTGCCGGGTACAAACTCGCTTGAATTTCGTACTATCGGTGGTCAAAAAACCATCATGTGTAAGATTCGTTCAAAAGACAATTCACATCGTCTGATAGAGCGGTTGCTTCCAGATTGTGTTGTTGAGTTTGAGTGGACATTACCAACGCAAGCGGCATATACCTATGCCGGTATCACCGTTCCGGTGACATCGCTTAGACAGTTTGTGCAACATATGCGTGAGCAGAATAATGAACTTTTGTATGTACATGATTTTTAA